In Halobacteriovorax marinus SJ, the following proteins share a genomic window:
- a CDS encoding flagellar biosynthetic protein FliR, with the protein MINIQVVDQYSVIAFWLCFTRFVAVSFQLPIFDNGAVPNLVKILATLVMTYAFFPMLEGEILKDVVHYGVDGFWYLTVFNTVVGLLVGFFVKIIMSIYTAAGALITQQVGFGAVSYFDPSSSQQVGPFEQLIKWTVLIIILSSGALLPMFKGLYSSFFSISALEMGKFAASPEFYLRLFKNMFLSALMLSSPMIFTNMLIMTILGIIARTVPQMNVIMVSFAVNIGLGLLVFVATSQEFFRVAIKMYTDNLGEWFQFII; encoded by the coding sequence ATGATAAATATTCAGGTTGTTGATCAATATTCAGTTATTGCTTTCTGGCTATGTTTCACAAGATTCGTAGCAGTGAGTTTTCAACTTCCTATTTTTGATAACGGTGCAGTACCAAATCTTGTAAAGATTTTGGCGACTCTTGTAATGACTTATGCTTTCTTTCCAATGTTAGAGGGAGAGATTCTAAAAGATGTTGTTCACTATGGGGTTGATGGATTTTGGTATTTAACTGTTTTTAATACAGTTGTTGGTTTACTTGTAGGTTTCTTCGTAAAAATTATTATGAGTATCTATACTGCGGCTGGTGCCTTGATTACACAACAAGTTGGTTTTGGTGCTGTAAGCTACTTTGATCCTTCAAGTTCTCAACAAGTTGGTCCATTTGAACAATTAATTAAGTGGACAGTTCTCATTATTATACTTTCTTCGGGAGCATTACTTCCGATGTTTAAAGGGCTTTACTCTTCATTCTTTTCAATAAGTGCATTAGAGATGGGGAAGTTTGCTGCAAGTCCTGAATTCTATCTAAGGTTGTTTAAGAATATGTTCTTATCTGCCTTAATGCTTTCTTCTCCAATGATTTTCACGAATATGTTGATCATGACTATTCTTGGAATTATCGCGAGAACAGTGCCTCAGATGAACGTTATTATGGTGAGTTTCGCCGTAAATATTGGACTAGGTTTACTAGTCTTTGTTGCTACCTCTCAGGAGTTTTTTCGTGTTGCGATTAAGATGTACACGGATAACTTAGGAGAGTGGTTTCAATTTATAATATAG
- the fliM gene encoding flagellar motor switch protein FliM, translated as MAQVLSQDEVDALLNAVNDGDSDDLSFGGDSGDFDGGDDSDDNIQAYDLTNQDRVIRGRMPILEIISERFIRSFRVSLSNSLRKISTISMISTDLLKFGEFVNTLPIPSCMCIMRFNELRGPALLVFESKLAYAIIDSYFGGTDRPFTKIEGKEFTMIELSFMKKVMDMAINDLEEAWAPVHRIDAQYLRTEINPQFVGVVPPSDVIIATTLEVEFESASGTIMIVVPYSTIEPIKQKLSSSFQTDNDMADSIWTQAMNEHIKQAHATMVVKLGETNITVGDLVTLEKGDIIPLNQEASGEVVVEVEGVEKMKCLIGTHKGNRAVQITNVDKTIKREMSTTEE; from the coding sequence ATGGCTCAGGTCCTTAGTCAAGACGAAGTCGACGCGTTATTAAATGCTGTAAATGATGGTGATTCAGATGATCTATCCTTTGGTGGTGATTCTGGAGATTTCGACGGCGGCGATGATAGTGATGATAATATTCAGGCATATGATTTAACCAATCAAGACCGTGTTATCCGTGGTCGAATGCCTATTCTAGAAATTATCTCTGAAAGATTTATTAGATCTTTCAGAGTAAGTCTTTCAAACTCTCTAAGAAAAATTTCTACTATTTCTATGATCTCAACAGACCTTTTAAAGTTTGGTGAATTTGTAAACACATTACCAATTCCTAGTTGTATGTGCATTATGAGATTCAATGAGCTAAGAGGTCCAGCATTACTTGTTTTTGAGTCTAAGCTTGCTTACGCAATTATTGACTCATACTTCGGTGGTACGGATAGACCTTTTACTAAAATCGAAGGAAAAGAATTTACTATGATTGAACTTTCTTTCATGAAGAAAGTTATGGATATGGCCATAAATGACCTAGAAGAGGCATGGGCCCCAGTACATAGAATTGATGCTCAATATTTAAGAACAGAGATCAATCCACAATTCGTAGGTGTTGTTCCTCCATCAGATGTAATCATTGCGACGACTTTAGAAGTCGAATTTGAATCGGCATCTGGAACTATTATGATTGTTGTTCCTTACTCAACAATTGAACCTATTAAGCAGAAACTAAGTTCTAGTTTTCAAACTGATAATGATATGGCCGACAGTATTTGGACTCAGGCCATGAATGAGCATATTAAGCAAGCCCACGCAACAATGGTTGTAAAGCTTGGTGAGACAAATATTACAGTTGGAGATCTGGTTACTCTAGAAAAGGGTGACATCATACCATTAAACCAAGAGGCATCTGGAGAAGTTGTTGTTGAGGTTGAGGGTGTAGAGAAGATGAAGTGTTTAATTGGAACACACAAAGGTAATAGAGCAGTTCAAATTACAAATGTAGATAAAACAATAAAAAGAGAAATGTCCACTACGGAGGAGTAA
- the fliP gene encoding flagellar type III secretion system pore protein FliP (The bacterial flagellar biogenesis protein FliP forms a type III secretion system (T3SS)-type pore required for flagellar assembly.) has product MKTKNILKLILGLMLLNSEAFAQSSGVNLPGMAINFGNGTNLVDTIQVLVLFTVLTMAPAILILCTCFTRIIVVLSFMRQAIGTQSMPPNQVLIGFALFLSIFVMQPTGEQIYKNAITPYVEKKITTTVALDRIEFSLRGFMTKQVRKADIGLFYDVTGRKAPNTINDVPIHFLIPAFIISELKTAFQIGFLLYIPFLILDMVVASVLMAMGMMMLPPVVVSLPFKLLLFVLVDGWQLVTGSILRSFH; this is encoded by the coding sequence ATGAAGACGAAAAATATTTTAAAATTGATTCTTGGTTTAATGCTTCTAAATTCAGAAGCATTTGCTCAATCTAGTGGTGTAAACCTTCCAGGAATGGCCATTAACTTTGGTAATGGGACTAATCTAGTTGATACGATTCAGGTCTTAGTTCTGTTCACTGTTTTAACAATGGCGCCAGCGATCTTAATTTTATGTACGTGTTTTACAAGAATTATTGTCGTACTAAGTTTTATGAGACAGGCCATCGGTACTCAGAGTATGCCACCAAATCAGGTCTTAATTGGTTTTGCTCTTTTCTTATCAATCTTTGTTATGCAACCAACAGGTGAGCAAATTTATAAGAATGCAATTACACCATATGTAGAGAAAAAAATTACAACGACAGTAGCACTAGATAGAATTGAATTCTCTCTACGTGGCTTCATGACTAAGCAAGTAAGAAAAGCTGATATCGGATTATTCTATGATGTAACGGGAAGAAAAGCTCCAAACACAATCAATGATGTTCCAATTCATTTTTTAATTCCAGCATTTATTATTTCAGAATTAAAAACCGCATTTCAAATTGGTTTCTTGCTTTATATACCATTCTTAATTCTAGATATGGTTGTCGCTTCAGTCCTTATGGCAATGGGGATGATGATGCTTCCACCAGTTGTTGTATCGCTTCCATTTAAACTACTTCTCTTTGTTCTAGTTGATGGTTGGCAGTTAGTAACAGGTTCAATTTTGAGATCATTCCACTAA
- a CDS encoding flagellar basal body-associated FliL family protein yields the protein MKNQEGNKMADGDANTGKPSNSGSGKNPLLTIVMILQLVLMGTIAYFQYLAHQKLAATESVMDVVKSDMKSAGAIDESSETGEAREEDGILFPLDNFTANLAQGDGPRRFVRLNAVLKFNRDSSEEEFKARKPQIRDTIISILNSKRAEDLLKVEGKNYLKEEVKAAINSFLVDGKVVDVFYVSFQIN from the coding sequence ATGAAGAACCAGGAAGGTAATAAAATGGCAGACGGAGATGCTAACACAGGCAAACCCTCCAATTCAGGAAGTGGAAAAAATCCTCTACTTACTATAGTAATGATCCTTCAATTAGTTTTGATGGGAACAATTGCGTATTTCCAATATTTAGCACATCAGAAATTAGCGGCTACTGAATCGGTAATGGATGTTGTTAAAAGCGATATGAAGAGTGCTGGTGCCATTGATGAGTCTAGTGAAACAGGTGAAGCGAGAGAGGAAGATGGTATTTTATTTCCTTTAGATAACTTCACTGCAAACCTTGCTCAAGGTGATGGGCCTAGAAGATTTGTAAGGCTCAATGCGGTTTTAAAATTCAATAGAGACTCTAGTGAAGAAGAATTCAAAGCTAGAAAGCCTCAGATTAGAGATACGATCATTAGTATTTTAAACTCTAAGAGAGCTGAAGACCTTCTTAAAGTAGAAGGAAAGAATTATTTAAAAGAAGAAGTTAAGGCCGCTATTAATAGCTTTTTAGTAGACGGTAAAGTAGTTGACGTATTTTACGTTAGCTTTCAAATAAATTAG
- a CDS encoding SpoIID/LytB domain-containing protein → MHRICFTFIFLLVSLSDSFGEITPILVTGTPEPKIRVRVNKSLKNVIISGTDLNRTFHIGNQTKSFSGRKKIKFNCNLFGKSQRFKAKGPTLLASLNSMTGLVTVGDKKYMGTVDIVSSETNDSCDVIQETRLEDYISGLLAKEMNSAWPIEALKAQAVAARSYALHKMETDHVSRTLGHDAHYDLESSEKHQVSGSFFDITRNTDLATSETMGEVLVTPNGKLTPIFFHAKCGGKILRPDQVWSNAVTGYNANPKGNYCHGHGQKDWVKGLSYDRFASFLKWLQRKKLIHVKSKISGKKRIKILKDNRDRNSLRLYWGDIHIVVKKPLFRRYFGRILFPSNNFSMNWNTQKSKFIISGSGLGHGVGMCQLGALDMAKKGWGYRKILSHYFPGHKIEKAY, encoded by the coding sequence TTGCATAGGATATGCTTCACTTTTATTTTTCTCTTAGTATCACTCTCTGATTCATTTGGAGAAATTACTCCTATTCTAGTTACGGGAACACCTGAGCCCAAGATAAGAGTGCGAGTCAATAAATCCCTAAAAAATGTCATTATATCCGGTACAGATCTTAATCGAACTTTTCATATTGGTAATCAAACGAAGTCTTTCTCGGGGAGAAAGAAGATAAAGTTCAATTGTAATCTCTTTGGAAAGTCTCAAAGATTTAAGGCAAAGGGACCAACTCTTTTAGCATCATTAAACTCTATGACTGGCCTTGTGACAGTAGGTGATAAGAAGTACATGGGTACTGTTGATATTGTTAGCTCTGAAACTAATGATAGTTGTGATGTCATTCAAGAGACGAGGCTAGAGGATTACATAAGTGGTTTACTTGCTAAGGAGATGAATAGTGCATGGCCAATTGAAGCCCTGAAAGCGCAAGCTGTTGCCGCAAGATCTTATGCCTTACATAAGATGGAGACTGACCATGTTTCAAGAACACTTGGGCATGATGCCCACTATGATCTGGAGAGCTCGGAAAAACATCAAGTCTCTGGAAGCTTCTTTGATATTACCAGAAACACAGACCTCGCAACATCAGAGACAATGGGAGAGGTTCTAGTAACACCAAATGGAAAGTTAACTCCTATTTTCTTTCACGCAAAGTGTGGAGGAAAAATTCTGAGACCGGATCAAGTTTGGAGTAATGCTGTGACTGGTTACAATGCAAATCCTAAAGGAAACTACTGTCATGGCCATGGTCAAAAAGACTGGGTAAAAGGTCTTAGTTATGATCGTTTTGCATCGTTTTTAAAATGGCTTCAAAGAAAGAAGTTGATTCATGTTAAGAGTAAAATTAGTGGAAAGAAGAGAATAAAAATTCTTAAAGATAATAGAGACAGAAATAGTCTGAGACTATATTGGGGTGATATACATATCGTTGTTAAGAAGCCTCTTTTTAGAAGGTACTTTGGAAGAATTCTCTTTCCTTCTAATAATTTCTCGATGAATTGGAATACACAGAAATCGAAGTTTATAATCAGTGGAAGTGGTCTTGGTCACGGTGTAGGGATGTGTCAGTTAGGAGCCTTGGATATGGCCAAGAAGGGCTGGGGTTACCGAAAAATTCTCTCTCACTACTTTCCTGGTCATAAAATTGAGAAGGCCTATTAA
- a CDS encoding DsbA family protein encodes MLKKLIKTSLLLLTVAGLSSCVSDKQVVEALKKNPKALFEIIEQNPADFMEAVQKAAKSAQSEMAKKREEEEAKKFEEAFDKPLQAEIRKDESFRGAQEAPLTLVEYSDFQCPFCVRGFNTVKELLKKYDGKIRFVYKHLPLSFHKEALPAAHYYEAIRLQSAEKAFKFHDEIFDNQRKLSTGEPFLKKMAKKVGADMKRLAKDVKSKAVIERVESDIKEAAKFGFQGTPGFLLNGIPVRGAYPIDHFEKIIAKLKEKGKVEL; translated from the coding sequence ATGTTAAAGAAATTAATCAAAACTAGTTTATTGCTACTGACGGTTGCTGGTCTTTCAAGTTGTGTGTCAGATAAGCAAGTTGTTGAGGCCCTTAAGAAAAATCCAAAGGCATTATTTGAAATCATTGAGCAAAATCCTGCTGACTTTATGGAAGCTGTTCAAAAAGCTGCAAAGTCTGCTCAGTCTGAAATGGCAAAGAAAAGAGAAGAAGAAGAAGCTAAGAAATTCGAAGAAGCATTTGATAAGCCTCTTCAAGCTGAGATTAGAAAAGATGAGTCATTTAGAGGTGCACAAGAAGCTCCACTTACTCTTGTAGAATATTCTGACTTTCAGTGTCCTTTCTGTGTAAGAGGATTTAATACAGTTAAAGAATTACTTAAGAAATATGATGGTAAGATCAGATTTGTCTATAAGCACTTACCACTTAGTTTTCACAAGGAAGCTCTTCCAGCAGCTCATTACTATGAAGCAATTAGACTTCAAAGTGCTGAGAAAGCATTTAAGTTTCACGATGAAATTTTTGACAACCAAAGAAAGCTTTCAACTGGTGAACCATTCCTTAAGAAGATGGCAAAGAAAGTTGGTGCTGATATGAAAAGGCTAGCTAAAGATGTTAAGTCTAAAGCAGTAATTGAAAGAGTAGAAAGTGATATTAAAGAAGCTGCAAAGTTTGGTTTCCAAGGTACTCCAGGATTCCTACTTAACGGTATTCCTGTAAGAGGGGCATACCCAATTGATCACTTCGAAAAAATTATTGCTAAGTTAAAAGAGAAAGGTAAAGTTGAGCTTTAA
- a CDS encoding flagellar biosynthetic protein FliO, which yields MKKILTILTLLFTVGFAHAGDKIKVKSLKYSAKNSSTGELSIRFEGNLESAPELTIKDSMIQVALNDAIVWPKIEKKISIDKSLDSTVMAYQFNKEVARVRAMLPYSIKGLEDRVSITISGDNINLQFPRVISAAPAAKKVVQAPKKQNIEQYDESYLDKLIREKEQNKAPTRKHVEAEKTAPVVASDKVNVALSGIEKEGLNDSKSSFSLTGYIGKFVAFLGVVLLLFYGVVAMMKKGVLKKGKLGFLNSTKVIEVINTTYVGPKRSLMLVKAHKQVFLVANTEKGMEFLSEVNDISGLLKDGEKSLSGNNFDSDLGSANLGEKSFNLKEDIEKTAEENIELNTDVVRDSVKLSQKIKDKVKTLKPLQ from the coding sequence ATGAAAAAGATCTTAACAATTTTGACATTACTCTTCACAGTGGGTTTTGCTCATGCGGGAGATAAAATTAAGGTAAAGAGCTTAAAGTACTCTGCTAAGAATAGCTCAACTGGTGAGTTATCAATTAGATTCGAAGGTAACTTGGAGTCAGCACCTGAGTTAACAATTAAAGATAGTATGATTCAAGTTGCTTTAAATGATGCAATCGTTTGGCCAAAGATCGAAAAGAAAATATCAATTGATAAGAGTCTAGACTCAACAGTTATGGCCTATCAATTTAATAAGGAAGTTGCCAGAGTAAGAGCAATGCTTCCGTACTCAATCAAAGGTCTTGAGGATAGAGTAAGTATCACAATTAGCGGAGATAATATTAATCTTCAATTCCCAAGAGTTATAAGTGCAGCACCTGCTGCAAAGAAAGTAGTTCAAGCTCCTAAGAAGCAAAATATTGAACAATATGATGAGAGCTACTTAGATAAGTTAATTAGAGAGAAAGAGCAGAATAAAGCACCAACAAGAAAACATGTTGAGGCAGAAAAGACGGCTCCAGTTGTGGCTTCAGACAAGGTCAATGTGGCCCTATCTGGTATCGAAAAAGAAGGGTTAAATGACTCTAAGTCTTCGTTTTCATTAACAGGCTATATTGGCAAATTTGTTGCTTTTCTAGGTGTAGTACTTCTTCTGTTTTACGGGGTTGTCGCAATGATGAAGAAGGGTGTTCTAAAGAAAGGTAAGCTTGGTTTCCTAAATAGCACAAAAGTTATCGAAGTTATCAATACAACTTACGTAGGTCCAAAGAGAAGCTTGATGTTGGTAAAAGCGCATAAGCAAGTTTTCTTAGTCGCAAATACAGAGAAGGGGATGGAGTTCTTGTCAGAGGTGAATGATATTTCAGGATTATTAAAAGATGGTGAGAAATCTCTATCTGGAAATAACTTTGATTCAGATCTTGGGAGTGCAAATCTTGGAGAGAAATCATTTAACCTAAAAGAAGATATTGAAAAAACAGCAGAAGAGAATATTGAGCTAAATACTGATGTTGTTAGAGATAGTGTGAAATTATCTCAGAAGATTAAAGATAAAGTTAAAACTTTAAAACCACTACAATAA
- a CDS encoding uracil-DNA glycosylase family protein, with translation MSKYQKLRNEISKIEGSKGIAKFYSGALFADTSWYTATLDEPEIEEGSAPVALSTTVEEELPPQRPSAEGSPSKAEVLSSLAKKIDEKGAVQSRFGNITKDEKAISLGSKLILTKDQSEYKKWIESNLSSFEFEKFEGVSALIVGESRNVDLNSEQAHYKFSHDNTELLGKMIIPMKLEEGEFLRASLLGDTDAEVLQNLLCEIALFKPKAVISLGAVATNFLYGKKEKLSKIHGQELERIIEIGDESINFTLFPIFHPDLLEINPSMKRTAWMDLQKVMKFLGKI, from the coding sequence ATGAGTAAATACCAGAAGTTACGCAATGAAATCAGTAAGATAGAAGGTTCCAAAGGAATAGCTAAGTTCTATTCAGGGGCCCTCTTTGCGGATACTTCTTGGTATACGGCAACCCTAGATGAGCCTGAGATTGAAGAGGGAAGCGCTCCTGTAGCACTAAGCACAACTGTTGAAGAGGAGCTCCCACCTCAAAGACCAAGCGCAGAAGGCTCGCCGTCAAAGGCCGAAGTGCTAAGCTCTTTGGCCAAGAAAATTGATGAAAAGGGAGCTGTTCAGTCCCGCTTCGGAAATATTACGAAGGATGAGAAGGCCATTTCCTTAGGTTCTAAGTTGATATTAACTAAGGATCAAAGTGAGTATAAGAAATGGATCGAATCAAACCTTTCTTCTTTTGAGTTTGAAAAATTTGAAGGTGTCTCCGCACTAATTGTTGGGGAGTCTCGTAATGTAGACCTAAACAGCGAGCAGGCCCACTATAAATTTAGTCATGATAATACAGAGCTATTAGGGAAAATGATTATTCCCATGAAGCTTGAGGAAGGAGAGTTTCTTAGAGCGTCTCTACTTGGAGATACTGATGCGGAAGTTCTACAGAACCTTCTGTGTGAAATCGCTCTCTTTAAACCTAAGGCCGTTATTTCTCTTGGTGCTGTCGCTACGAACTTTCTCTATGGGAAAAAAGAGAAGCTATCAAAAATTCATGGGCAAGAGTTAGAGAGAATTATTGAAATAGGTGATGAGAGTATCAACTTTACATTATTTCCTATTTTCCATCCCGATTTACTTGAAATTAATCCATCAATGAAGAGAACTGCATGGATGGATCTTCAAAAAGTCATGAAATTCTTAGGTAAAATTTAA
- the flhB gene encoding flagellar biosynthesis protein FlhB: protein MADENDSDAEKTEDPSAHRIEEFRKRGEVASSKELTSVLVLAGSLMTLGLSMVYMYEVLSEFIEWLYHLDVSTAYTAKSMNTIVNKLVTVSLKSVAPIFLVTLSIGVAANMAQIGVLFSPDVLEWKPDRINPLQGIKRLFSMKSLVEAIKGVFKFIFILGIVYFFLKDEMHTFGGFFHLDFFQSFLYGKGFLIRLGFAIVVGLIVIAIGDFAYQKFSYKKKLMMTKEEAKQEHKQQDGNPEIKQRIRAVQREMSQRRVMSEVPKADVIVTNPTHISIALKYDPETMISPEVIAKGADVLALKIREIAKGHDIPIVENVPLARGLYKTVKEGQGVPRNLYKAVAEVLAFTYKLKRQKKALS, encoded by the coding sequence ATGGCCGACGAAAACGACAGCGACGCAGAAAAGACGGAAGACCCTTCCGCGCATCGAATAGAGGAATTTCGAAAGCGTGGTGAGGTAGCATCTTCTAAAGAGCTAACGAGTGTGTTAGTTCTTGCAGGGTCTTTGATGACGCTCGGTCTTTCTATGGTGTATATGTATGAAGTTCTCTCTGAGTTTATAGAGTGGCTTTATCATTTAGATGTTTCGACAGCGTATACAGCAAAGTCGATGAACACGATCGTCAATAAATTAGTAACGGTTTCTCTAAAGAGTGTTGCTCCAATCTTTCTTGTAACACTTTCAATTGGAGTCGCTGCAAATATGGCGCAAATTGGGGTGCTCTTCTCTCCTGATGTATTAGAGTGGAAGCCCGATAGAATTAATCCTCTTCAAGGAATCAAGAGATTGTTCTCTATGAAGTCTTTAGTTGAGGCGATTAAGGGTGTATTTAAATTTATCTTTATTCTTGGGATTGTTTACTTCTTTCTTAAAGATGAAATGCACACTTTTGGTGGTTTTTTTCACTTAGACTTTTTTCAATCTTTTCTCTATGGGAAAGGTTTTTTGATAAGGCTTGGTTTTGCAATTGTTGTTGGTCTTATCGTTATTGCTATAGGTGATTTTGCTTATCAGAAATTCTCTTATAAGAAAAAACTGATGATGACAAAAGAAGAAGCTAAGCAAGAGCACAAGCAACAAGACGGTAACCCTGAGATCAAGCAGAGAATTAGGGCAGTACAAAGGGAAATGTCACAACGAAGAGTGATGAGTGAAGTTCCTAAGGCAGATGTAATTGTAACAAATCCAACTCACATCTCTATTGCCCTTAAGTACGACCCTGAAACGATGATCTCGCCAGAGGTTATTGCCAAAGGTGCTGATGTATTGGCACTTAAGATTAGAGAAATTGCAAAGGGACATGATATTCCAATAGTTGAAAATGTTCCTTTAGCAAGAGGACTATATAAAACAGTTAAGGAAGGGCAAGGAGTGCCTCGAAACCTTTATAAAGCTGTAGCCGAAGTTTTGGCATTTACATATAAACTAAAAAGACAAAAGAAAGCTTTAAGTTAA
- the fliQ gene encoding flagellar biosynthesis protein FliQ has protein sequence MGFDGISDITNNAVKIALMIASPMLVGSLVMGILVSIFQAVTQINEQTLSFIPKILVIVGALVIFAPWMSDTLTTFTKELIISIPQVVAGR, from the coding sequence ATGGGTTTTGATGGAATTTCAGATATTACAAATAACGCAGTTAAAATTGCATTAATGATTGCCTCTCCAATGTTGGTCGGTTCTTTGGTTATGGGTATTTTGGTCTCTATTTTCCAAGCGGTAACTCAGATCAATGAGCAGACGCTTTCATTTATTCCAAAAATCTTAGTCATTGTTGGTGCATTAGTGATTTTTGCTCCTTGGATGTCTGATACTTTAACTACTTTTACTAAGGAATTAATTATTAGTATTCCTCAGGTGGTTGCTGGAAGATGA
- the flhA gene encoding flagellar biosynthesis protein FlhA — protein sequence MEGNFIEKFKALSKNSDLMVAVGLLLILSVMIIPVPPFLLDLLFALTLSGSVVILLIAVYSKKALDFSTFPSVLLVSTLFRLSLNVASTKNILIRGGTDGISAAGEIIRAFGEFVVGGNYVVGIIVFIILVIINFMVITKGVGRVAEVGARFTLDAMPGKQMAIDADLNAGLIDDAMAKKRRAEVAEEADFYGSMDGASKFVRGDAIAGIMITFINVLAGIAIGVMQYDLSAGDAAQVFTLLTVGDGLISQIPALVISTAAGIIITRNTSEDSLGSQITNQFKIHPKALYIASGTLFVFAVIPGLPKAPFMMIGVLLAFVGWKMEKGNEQEKIVQEQANTEEKKATPDSLEDLLTLELVELEVGYGLVSLVDAEQNGDLLERITHIRKQFALDWGVIIPSVRIKDNLELKPGGYSIKVKGIEVASGDLMSDHFLAMDPGSVIEKIDGVETVEPVFGLPAVWISEDQKDDAQYNGYTVVDLSTVMATHITEVLKTNLHELFGRQELVRVMDNFKEQYPKIVSDLIPEILPLGTVLKVMQNLLREGVSIRDLRTILETLAEYGTSVKDAESLTEFARQSLYRTITESIRGDQGDVPLFTLDRNIEENIANNIIQTEQGHQLSLDPKITQHILASLNEKIEEATNMGEKMVVLCSPVIRNHFKKLTEKFIPNLVVISHNELSSEVNIRSLGTVRL from the coding sequence ATGGAAGGAAATTTCATTGAAAAATTCAAAGCACTAAGTAAAAACTCTGACCTAATGGTTGCAGTTGGTTTATTACTTATTTTAAGTGTGATGATCATACCTGTTCCACCATTTTTGCTGGATCTTCTCTTTGCATTAACGCTTTCAGGATCAGTAGTCATTCTTTTAATTGCTGTATACTCAAAGAAGGCCTTAGATTTCTCTACTTTTCCATCAGTACTTCTTGTCTCTACACTATTTAGACTATCTCTAAACGTTGCCTCAACTAAGAATATTTTAATTCGTGGTGGAACCGATGGGATTAGCGCTGCAGGTGAAATTATTAGGGCCTTTGGTGAGTTCGTTGTAGGTGGAAATTACGTTGTTGGTATTATTGTTTTTATCATCTTAGTTATCATTAACTTTATGGTTATTACAAAAGGTGTCGGTAGGGTTGCAGAAGTTGGTGCAAGATTTACCTTAGATGCGATGCCTGGTAAGCAGATGGCGATCGACGCCGATTTAAACGCCGGCTTAATTGACGATGCAATGGCAAAGAAGAGAAGAGCTGAAGTTGCTGAAGAAGCAGATTTCTATGGTTCTATGGATGGTGCTTCTAAGTTTGTTAGAGGTGATGCCATTGCAGGTATCATGATTACATTCATTAACGTCTTAGCAGGTATAGCAATTGGTGTCATGCAATATGATCTTAGTGCTGGAGATGCTGCTCAAGTCTTTACTCTTTTAACAGTTGGTGATGGTCTTATTTCTCAGATTCCAGCACTCGTTATTTCGACTGCTGCAGGTATTATCATTACGAGAAATACATCGGAAGACTCACTTGGTTCACAGATTACAAACCAATTTAAGATTCATCCTAAGGCCCTTTATATTGCAAGTGGAACTCTCTTTGTTTTCGCAGTAATTCCTGGACTTCCAAAAGCTCCATTTATGATGATTGGAGTTCTCTTGGCCTTCGTTGGATGGAAAATGGAGAAAGGGAACGAACAAGAGAAAATTGTTCAAGAACAGGCGAATACGGAAGAGAAGAAAGCAACACCAGATAGTTTAGAAGACCTTTTAACTCTGGAATTAGTAGAGCTTGAAGTTGGATATGGGCTAGTTAGCCTAGTAGATGCTGAGCAAAATGGTGATTTACTTGAAAGAATTACACATATTAGAAAACAATTCGCTTTAGACTGGGGAGTTATCATTCCTTCTGTTAGAATAAAAGATAACTTAGAGTTGAAACCAGGAGGGTACAGCATCAAGGTTAAAGGAATTGAAGTGGCCAGTGGAGACTTGATGTCTGACCATTTCTTGGCCATGGACCCAGGATCAGTTATAGAGAAAATTGATGGTGTCGAAACTGTTGAACCAGTTTTTGGGCTTCCTGCGGTTTGGATTTCAGAAGATCAAAAAGACGATGCTCAATACAATGGTTATACAGTGGTTGATCTCTCAACTGTAATGGCCACTCATATCACAGAAGTTCTTAAAACTAACTTACATGAATTATTTGGAAGACAAGAACTTGTTAGAGTTATGGATAATTTCAAAGAACAATATCCAAAAATTGTTTCTGATTTAATTCCGGAGATCTTACCTCTAGGTACAGTTCTAAAAGTAATGCAAAACCTTTTAAGAGAAGGGGTTTCTATAAGAGACCTAAGAACAATCTTAGAGACTCTTGCTGAGTATGGAACATCTGTTAAGGATGCAGAGTCACTCACTGAGTTCGCAAGACAGTCTCTCTATAGAACGATTACTGAATCTATCAGAGGAGATCAAGGAGATGTTCCACTATTCACTCTAGATAGAAATATCGAAGAGAATATTGCAAATAATATTATTCAAACAGAGCAGGGACATCAATTAAGTCTTGATCCAAAGATTACACAGCATATCTTAGCAAGTCTTAATGAGAAAATTGAAGAAGCTACTAATATGGGTGAAAAGATGGTTGTTCTTTGTAGCCCAGTTATAAGAAATCATTTTAAGAAACTAACAGAGAAATTCATTCCAAACTTAGTTGTTATTAGTCACAATGAATTAAGTTCGGAAGTTAATATTAGATCACTTGGTACGGTGAGGTTGTAG